CCCAACAAGCAGGCCAGGCTGGCGTGGCTGCCGGCGTGTGGGAGATGGCATGGCAGTTGGGTAAGTTCACCACGACCGAAGATCGCTTGACGTTAATTCGCCTGCATTTGGCCGGTGGTACGCCAGCCAGGGCAGGCGAACACTTGGAAGCGGCTATCCAAGAAGGTGCTTTGACGCGTGATGAAGAAGCGCTAAGGTTGTTGGCGGGCGCATGGCAGCAGGCCAAGGATATCGAAAAGGCGCTGAATGCTTGGAAGGCGCTTGCTGAGAACACTCAAAAAGCTGAAGACTGGCGGCAATACGGACAGCTTGCTTACCGCTGGGGGCAAGATGATCAGGCCGAGGAAGCGCTTATCAAAGCGGTGAATCTTGGCGATGATCAGGCCAAGCAGTGGTTGTCGAATTTTTGAAGGGTGAGAAGCCCTTGATCGGACCCCTCTCGATTGATGAGAGGGGCGAGCTTGTTTGTTTGTGCTTAGTCTGCCTGTGAAAGCGTCAGCGCAAAATCACTCCAGGTGGGAGCGTGATCGGAAGGCCGCTCCATACCACGCAATTGATAATCAATGCCTGCATCGGTGACGCATTCGGCAAGCGGTTTAGACACAAGAATATAGTCAATGCGCAGGCCGCGTTTTGGCTCGCGGTCAAAACCCTTTGAACGATAGTCAAACCAACTGAACCATTCGCTATTATCCGGGTGGCACAGCCGATAGCTGTCGCTAAGGCCCCACGCTTTTATACCTTCAAGCCATTCTCGCTCGATAGGCTGAAAGCTGGCTTTGCCCTCGCGTAACCAGCGTTTGCGGCTTGGTTCGCCAATGCCAATATCCTGATCTTCCGGCGATATGTTGAAATCCCCCATGATCGCCAGCTGTTCGTCGGGGCGGTGCTGGTTTTGAAGCAGGCTTGCCAATTGCTGATAGAAGCGCGCTTTATGAGGGAATTTAGTTGGGTGTTCAACGTTTTCACCCTGGGGGAAGTAGCCATTCCAC
This genomic window from Halomonas sp. TD01 contains:
- the xthA gene encoding exodeoxyribonuclease III; its protein translation is MRLVSFNINGIRARLHQLQALIDTQQPDVIGLQETKVQDSEFPLADVEAMGYHVFYYGQKGHYGVALLCRQKPQAVFYGFPDDEEDAQRRMIGVRLLADNGESVTVWNGYFPQGENVEHPTKFPHKARFYQQLASLLQNQHRPDEQLAIMGDFNISPEDQDIGIGEPSRKRWLREGKASFQPIEREWLEGIKAWGLSDSYRLCHPDNSEWFSWFDYRSKGFDREPKRGLRIDYILVSKPLAECVTDAGIDYQLRGMERPSDHAPTWSDFALTLSQAD